From Tachypleus tridentatus isolate NWPU-2018 chromosome 8, ASM421037v1, whole genome shotgun sequence, a single genomic window includes:
- the LOC143258709 gene encoding uncharacterized protein LOC143258709 — MPPYPRAPVDWSTFTALAERDPAIVNQPSIDDYVAAVTDCITHAAAQCIPKTSTRFPRYPRPWWNPACHLARKAQKRAWDTFRRYPTLSNPVAFQRVRAHARWVRRQSQKESWIKFTTSIPSTTSSKIIWDRIRKVNGHYNSVPLSILLSNGQEVTDVRNIANTLGESFCRVSSTSACSSTFLAIKTRAERSPLSFRTDCFFDYNCPFTLVELKMALHRSASTSVGPDDNHYDMLHHLSPASLDVLLIVFNQIWQENVFPDAWRQAIILPFSKSGKDPKIPSNYCPIALTSCLCKTLERMVNARLVWFLESNNLLSPTQCGFR; from the coding sequence atgccaccctacccacgtgccccggtggactggtccactttcactgctctcgcagaacgtgatcctgccatcgtaaatcagccatcaatagacgactatgtagcagcagtaactgactgtattacacatgcagctgctcagtgtattcctaaaacctcgacacgttttccacgatatcctcgtccgtggtggaatcctgcttgccacttagcacggaaggctcaaaagcgggcctgggatacttttcgtagatatcccacactttcaaacccggttgctttccaacgggtccgtgcacatgctaggtgggtaagacgtcaaagccagaaggaatcttggattaagttcacaaccagcataccttctaccaccagttccaagatcatatgggacaggattcgaaaggttaatgggcactacaattctgtccccctctcgatcttactctctaatggtcaggaggtgactgatgttcggaacatcgctaacactctaggtgaaagcttttgccgggtatctagcacttctgcttgttcctccaccttcctggccatcaagactcgggcagagcgatcacctctttcctttagaactgactgtttctttgactataattgtccctttaccctagtggaactaaaaatggcccttcatcggtctgccagtacgtctgttggacctgatgataatcattatgacatgctgcaccatctatctcctgcttctcttgatgtccttctgattgttttcaaccagatctggcaggagaatgtttttcctgatgcctggcgccaggctattattttacctttctctaagtcagggaaagatcccaagattccttcaaactactgtccaattgctttgacgagctgtctctgtaagacattagaaaggatggttaatgctcgtcttgtttggttccttgaatcaaacaacctcctctcgcccacccagtgtgggttccgatga